CACGAACGTAGATCCCAAGGTGCGCAGGAAAGCCATTGACCATATGTTGGAATGCGTGGAGATTATGAAGCGGACCGGCTCTAAGGTGCTGAGCATGTGGCTGGCCGACGGCACCAACTATCCAGGGCAGGGAGACTTCCGGCGGCGGAAGCGTTGGATGGAAGAAGCTTACCGGGAGGTTTACGAGGCTCTCGATGATGATATGGTCATACTCATCGAGTACAAGATGTTTGAACCGGCCTTCTACCATACGGATTTAGCCGATTGGGGTATGGCTACGGATCTGGCGAGGAAGCTGGGGCCGAAGGCGAAAACCCTTGTGGATCTGGGTCACCATGCCTCGGGTACTAATATTGAACATATTGTGGCCTATCTCATCGATGAAGGAAAATTGGGTGGTTTTCACTTCAACAGTAAGAAGTACGCCGACGATGACCTGACTTCCGGTTCCATCAATCCTTATGAACTTTTCCTGATCTACAATGAACTGGCTAAAGCAGAGGCCGATCCGGACAATGCTCCAGAAATTGCGTATATGATTGACCAGAGCCATAATATTAAACCGAAAATCCAAGCCATGATTCAGTCGGTGCAGAATCTGCAGACGGCTTACGCCAAGGCTTTGCTGGTGAACCAGGAGAAGCTGACGGAGTTGCAGGCCGCTGGCGATGTGGTGGGGGCAGAGGAAGTGCTCATGACCGCGTTCAACACCGATGTGACTCCTCTGCTGAAAGCTGTGCGCCGGGAGCTGGGTGTGCCCGAGAATCCCTTGGAGGCTTTCCGGCAAAGTGGTTACGAGGCCAAAGTGGCCAAGGAACGCAGTGGACGATGAAAAAAGCAGGGCAGTTGCCCTGCTTTCTTAAACCATCCTGATGGCAAACTCTGGACAGTTGGGGCTGCAGTACCCACAGAGGATGCATTTGTCCGGGTCTAGGACCGCTTTCTCTCCTTGCAAAGAAAGAGCCCCGTTGGGACAGGTACCGATACAGGTACCACATCCCCGGCAAAGGTTGGAGAGCACTTTCAGTGTTTTATCCACTACGCTGTAATCCCGCAATTGCGGCGGGAGCGGTTTGCCGCTCATCAAATGCAGGTTGATCGCTACCTCGGTCTTGTTAACCATCCCGATGGCGATCACTTCCAACCCAGGGATGGATTGCACCCACGCCAACGCGTCCTCTCGATCCTCCAGGAGATTGCCCCCGGCGAAGACCTTCATCGCATAGACTCCCTTATTCTGTTCATAGGCATATGTGATGGCCCGGCGCATCTCTTCCCTATTGCCTCCGAGAATTCCCAAACCCACCTTGTTGATCAACGGGAAGACAACGTCGATATCCGGGTGATCCGCGGCCTTGGTGACCACCTGGCAATGATGGGTGGCGACCCCCACCGCTTGGATGATCCCCTTATCCTTGTAATCGCAAAGACACTCCAGGGCGCCCTTGCGCTGCTCGAACAATTTCAGGCCCGCCCGCGCGGCGTGGAGATGGAAAATGGGAATGACATCCAGATCTAAAGCTTTGCGGGCTTGTTCCACGCTCTTTTGCATTTCTTCATAGGTGCAGGCCGCAGACTTCGTGGCGATGACCGGTGGTGTCGACCGACCCTTGATGGCCAACCGGATATGTTCGTAAGTGCCATAGGACTCCGCGGTATCGATGAAGTTTACCCCTTGGTTCAGGGCGTAAGCAATTACCTCCGCGCCGGTTTGCGGCGGGAGGTTCTTTTGCAGCGGGCCCATCGGAAGGGCACCAAAACACAGAGTACTAACCTGTAGACCGGTTCTACCCAAAATGACCTGTTTGATTGTAATCACCTCAAACCAGGAAAGATTCGTTGTGGGAACGCTGGTTGTCCGTAGCTCCAGGGGGTCGGCAGTGGTTCCCAGGGTTGGGAAACAAACCACCGAGCCCGTGGATACTAGGATGGGTTGTCCGCTACGGTACTAGAATGAAAGGCTACCAGTTACCAACCCCTGTTCTGAATCTGATCCGTGTCTGGCAAGGTCGATGTGGCAATGCCTGACATGGGTTCACCAAGATTTCGGGAGACCTTGGCGATGAGTTCTGGATCGTCGTAGTGCTTGGTGGCCTCGACAATCGCCCGGGCCCGTGCTACAGGGTCCGCCGATTTGAAGATTCCCGAACCCACGAAGACACCGTCAGCACCTAACTGCATCATTAGTGCAGCATCGGCAGGAGTGGCAATGCCTCCGGCGGCAAAGTTGACCACAGGAAGCTTTCCTGTCTCGGCTACTTGCAACAGCAGCTCATAGGGCGCTCCCATTTCCTTAGCCTTTGTCATCAATTCTTCCTTAGGCAGGCTGGCAATGATGCGAATTTCATCCATGACGGTCCGCATATGTTTCACCGCTTCTACCACATCACCAGTGCCCGCCTCACCCTTGGTCCGGATCATTGCGGCCCCTTCGGCAATTCTCCGCAGAGCTTCGCCAAGATTGCGGGCTCCACAGACAAAGGGTGTTTTGAACTTAGTCTTGTCAATATGGTATTTGTCATCGGCCGGTGTAAGAACTTCACTTTCATCGATGAAGTCTA
The Bacillota bacterium genome window above contains:
- the rhaI gene encoding L-rhamnose isomerase: MNTVDDYNRLGEELAARGINIDEVKARLKKQKLETPSWAYGDGGTRFYVFKQEAAARTVWEKIADAAEVHKYTGITPTVALHIPWDWVENWEELADYARELGVAVGSINPNLFQDPDYKLGSVTNVDPKVRRKAIDHMLECVEIMKRTGSKVLSMWLADGTNYPGQGDFRRRKRWMEEAYREVYEALDDDMVILIEYKMFEPAFYHTDLADWGMATDLARKLGPKAKTLVDLGHHASGTNIEHIVAYLIDEGKLGGFHFNSKKYADDDLTSGSINPYELFLIYNELAKAEADPDNAPEIAYMIDQSHNIKPKIQAMIQSVQNLQTAYAKALLVNQEKLTELQAAGDVVGAEEVLMTAFNTDVTPLLKAVRRELGVPENPLEAFRQSGYEAKVAKERSGR
- a CDS encoding 4Fe-4S binding protein is translated as MKQVILGRTGLQVSTLCFGALPMGPLQKNLPPQTGAEVIAYALNQGVNFIDTAESYGTYEHIRLAIKGRSTPPVIATKSAACTYEEMQKSVEQARKALDLDVIPIFHLHAARAGLKLFEQRKGALECLCDYKDKGIIQAVGVATHHCQVVTKAADHPDIDVVFPLINKVGLGILGGNREEMRRAITYAYEQNKGVYAMKVFAGGNLLEDREDALAWVQSIPGLEVIAIGMVNKTEVAINLHLMSGKPLPPQLRDYSVVDKTLKVLSNLCRGCGTCIGTCPNGALSLQGEKAVLDPDKCILCGYCSPNCPEFAIRMV
- the pdxS gene encoding pyridoxal 5'-phosphate synthase lyase subunit PdxS, whose amino-acid sequence is MVQDKLAFAKRFVGGVIMDVTTPEQAKIAEEAGAVAVMALERVPADIRAAGGVARMADPEIIFKVKEAVSIPVMAKVRIGHFVEAQVLEAIGIDFIDESEVLTPADDKYHIDKTKFKTPFVCGARNLGEALRRIAEGAAMIRTKGEAGTGDVVEAVKHMRTVMDEIRIIASLPKEELMTKAKEMGAPYELLLQVAETGKLPVVNFAAGGIATPADAALMMQLGADGVFVGSGIFKSADPVARARAIVEATKHYDDPELIAKVSRNLGEPMSGIATSTLPDTDQIQNRGW